The following are from one region of the Polyangiaceae bacterium genome:
- a CDS encoding TIGR04563 family protein, with protein sequence MLQEIKDEAARLDRSLSWVVQRAWKLARLEIKKIPSVNDIGDDDDDSDSG encoded by the coding sequence ATGTTGCAAGAGATCAAGGACGAGGCGGCTCGCCTCGACCGGTCGCTATCCTGGGTCGTACAGCGCGCGTGGAAGCTCGCTCGGCTCGAGATCAAGAAGATCCCGAGCGTAAACGACATCGGTGACGACGACGACGACTCCGACAGCGGCTGA
- a CDS encoding S41 family peptidase gives MPRVSRLLRALVLAVSAFAGGALTSQWATATTAAQSPYDVVAQMARVLVLVEQEYVEPVDRRRLTEGAIKGMVAELDPHSTYLPPEDYAIFQSDTEGRFGGVGVEVDFQDEYVTVIAPIEGSPAARAGIRSGDHIIAIDNQSVRGKSADDLVRQMRGAPGTKVLVTIRREGRDELLYFTLTREIITVSSVVGKLLDGDVGYIRIKQFQNGTHAELLTQVAKLKNQAKGDLSGILVDLRNNPGGLVSEASAVADEMMDGGVIYTTRHRGKIVDEVRAGSGGALRRGPMVVLVNEYSASAAELVAGALQDTHRATIVGAKTFGKGSVQTIIDLPGGAGLRLTTMRYYTPSGRAIQAQGITPDVAVAAAVVPDQSFGVLRESDLENHLPAEGPPGSAPPPDAGAPPSGDGGTSDETHLGVAREVPKNPAGGADQALSIAYQIVTGVLSR, from the coding sequence ATGCCACGCGTTTCACGCCTGCTCCGAGCCTTGGTCCTCGCCGTTTCGGCCTTCGCCGGCGGCGCCCTGACGAGCCAGTGGGCCACCGCCACCACGGCTGCCCAGAGCCCCTACGACGTGGTCGCGCAAATGGCCCGGGTGCTGGTGTTGGTGGAGCAGGAGTACGTGGAGCCCGTCGACCGCCGACGGCTGACCGAGGGCGCCATCAAAGGGATGGTGGCGGAGCTCGATCCCCACTCCACCTACCTGCCCCCCGAGGACTACGCGATCTTTCAGTCCGACACGGAAGGTCGTTTCGGCGGCGTGGGAGTGGAGGTCGACTTCCAAGACGAGTACGTCACCGTCATCGCTCCCATCGAGGGCTCTCCAGCGGCGCGTGCGGGGATTCGAAGCGGCGACCATATCATCGCCATCGACAACCAGAGTGTTCGCGGCAAGAGCGCGGACGATCTCGTGCGGCAGATGCGCGGTGCGCCGGGCACCAAGGTGTTGGTCACCATTCGCCGGGAAGGCCGCGACGAGCTGCTCTACTTCACCCTCACCCGCGAGATCATCACGGTCTCGAGCGTGGTGGGAAAATTGCTCGACGGGGACGTGGGCTACATCCGGATCAAACAGTTTCAGAACGGAACCCACGCCGAGCTCTTGACCCAGGTGGCGAAGCTCAAGAACCAAGCCAAGGGGGATCTCTCCGGGATCCTCGTGGATCTACGAAACAATCCCGGGGGCTTGGTCAGCGAAGCCTCCGCGGTGGCGGACGAGATGATGGACGGCGGCGTGATCTACACCACGCGCCATCGCGGCAAGATCGTCGACGAGGTTCGCGCCGGGAGCGGCGGCGCCCTGCGACGCGGTCCCATGGTGGTGCTCGTCAACGAGTACAGTGCCAGCGCCGCCGAGCTGGTGGCCGGAGCGCTACAGGACACCCATCGCGCCACCATCGTGGGCGCCAAGACCTTCGGCAAGGGCTCGGTGCAGACCATCATCGACCTGCCCGGGGGCGCGGGCCTGCGCCTGACCACGATGCGCTACTACACACCGAGCGGTCGGGCGATCCAGGCCCAGGGCATCACGCCGGACGTGGCCGTGGCCGCCGCCGTGGTTCCGGATCAGAGCTTCGGAGTGCTGCGGGAGTCGGACCTCGAGAACCATCTGCCGGCGGAGGGACCGCCCGGGAGCGCACCGCCGCCGGACGCCGGTGCACCACCGAGCGGCGATGGCGGCACCTCCGACGAGACCCACCTGGGCGTCGCTCGCGAGGTTCCGAAGAACCCCGCCGGCGGTGCCGATCAGGCCCTCAGCATCGCCTACCAGATCGTGACGGGCGTGCTGTCGCGCTGA
- a CDS encoding HAMP domain-containing histidine kinase: protein MTDTLEPTELGAILGLFAHDLRNPLSALRSNLGFVASSDATLDDDAREALADSSVSCDTLLRIIDNLDVFARSLRGETLGRDGVSANNLLDEARAQHVDLAKSHAVTLVVEQVPPDKSPWLAVNAGAAATALSNLVRNAIQHAGGSGKVTVGLSADASKCVMRVEDSGLAIPEGGEEVALSLVGQLTAKRDGCSRYSYGLGLYAASRSAELAGGVLRVASSNGKNVFELELPVASE from the coding sequence GTGACGGACACGCTCGAACCGACGGAATTGGGGGCCATCCTCGGCCTGTTTGCTCACGATCTCCGCAATCCGCTGTCGGCGTTGCGCTCGAATCTCGGCTTCGTTGCCAGCTCGGACGCGACCCTGGACGACGACGCCCGGGAAGCGCTGGCTGATTCTTCGGTGTCGTGCGACACGCTGCTCAGGATCATCGACAACCTGGACGTGTTCGCTCGCAGCCTACGGGGCGAAACCCTGGGTCGGGACGGAGTCTCCGCCAACAATCTGCTGGACGAAGCGCGCGCTCAGCATGTCGACCTGGCGAAGAGCCACGCGGTGACGCTCGTGGTGGAGCAAGTCCCTCCGGACAAGAGCCCGTGGCTCGCCGTCAATGCCGGCGCAGCGGCGACGGCGCTGTCCAACCTGGTGCGCAACGCGATCCAGCACGCGGGAGGCAGCGGCAAGGTGACCGTGGGGCTCTCCGCGGACGCGTCGAAATGCGTGATGCGCGTGGAGGATTCCGGCCTGGCGATCCCCGAGGGCGGGGAAGAAGTGGCGCTCTCCCTGGTGGGGCAGCTCACCGCCAAGCGCGACGGTTGCTCGCGCTACAGCTACGGTCTCGGACTGTATGCCGCGAGCCGCTCCGCGGAGCTCGCCGGTGGCGTGCTGCGCGTCGCTTCCTCGAACGGCAAGAACGTGTTCGAGCTGGAGCTGCCGGTAGCCAGCGAGTGA
- a CDS encoding alpha/beta hydrolase translates to MTTTTTPTAAEPPVGEFFALGPDGTRLYARRRVGPSPVTAVLCDGICCDGFIYKYLWEDLARTLSVVHWNYRGHGRSAQPQNPTQIDVPDHAADLDAVRRRVGDPPVVLVGHSFGTQVALEAYRLRPEKIRGMVFLCGSFGRVTHYFKGTDTLANVLPRLRELSANHPKVARALWSRVPPRMALKIGLLTGDLDSRTVRPEDVEPYFRHVAHIDFPMFVKMLEHAGEHSAEDLLPHIDIPVLVIAGDRDSFTPPELSRRMADAMPQAELVMLPGGTHVAPLEQNELVALRIEKFLSDCGAV, encoded by the coding sequence GTGACGACGACGACGACTCCGACAGCGGCTGAGCCGCCTGTCGGGGAGTTCTTTGCGCTCGGGCCGGACGGGACCCGCCTGTATGCGCGCCGTCGTGTAGGTCCGTCGCCGGTCACCGCCGTACTGTGTGACGGGATCTGCTGCGACGGGTTCATCTACAAGTACCTGTGGGAGGACCTGGCCCGGACGCTGTCCGTGGTGCATTGGAACTACCGCGGGCACGGGCGTAGCGCGCAGCCGCAGAACCCAACCCAGATCGACGTTCCGGATCACGCCGCGGACCTCGACGCCGTGCGTCGACGCGTGGGCGACCCGCCGGTCGTCCTCGTGGGGCACTCCTTCGGCACTCAGGTTGCCCTCGAGGCCTATCGCCTCAGGCCCGAGAAGATCCGAGGCATGGTGTTCTTGTGCGGCAGCTTTGGCCGCGTCACCCACTACTTCAAGGGTACCGACACCCTGGCCAACGTGCTGCCGCGGCTGCGGGAGCTGAGCGCCAATCACCCGAAGGTCGCGCGTGCGCTCTGGTCCCGAGTGCCTCCCCGGATGGCGCTCAAGATAGGGCTGCTCACGGGGGACTTGGACTCCCGCACCGTACGGCCGGAGGACGTGGAGCCCTATTTCCGCCATGTCGCCCACATCGACTTCCCCATGTTCGTGAAGATGCTGGAGCACGCGGGAGAACACTCCGCGGAAGATCTGCTCCCCCACATCGACATTCCGGTCCTGGTCATCGCGGGGGATCGCGACTCCTTCACGCCGCCCGAGCTCTCGCGGCGCATGGCGGACGCGATGCCCCAGGCCGAGCTGGTGATGCTGCCGGGCGGCACCCACGTGGCTCCGTTGGAGCAGAACGAGCTCGTGGCCCTTCGAATCGAGAAGTTTCTTTCCGACTGCGGTGCGGTGTGA
- a CDS encoding DUF2088 domain-containing protein: protein MSFAETQLASVEPARLQVVSPEPADAGRDVLELCREALADGVDAAGARRIAVIVSDASRDEPREALLTALREVLPWERVTLVVASGTHVGDDSVVPDGFRDRPIVVHDAAALEHMTDLGVTAEGTRVRLQKVVAEADLVVVTGRLRPHYFAGFSGGVKGLFPGCAFAEDALRNHLLKADPSARLGRVDDNRCRLDMEAAAAKVPGRVVMLNVLCDIDGKAVAAASGDPVRAHRELCRRALPLFQVRAPRAPVVVVADRPPVSRSLYQASKLLPPAGALLEDGGTVIVLAECDRGTGPLSRVNEGIYQLGVRRQLPERHRVVLVSELPPEVVRHTYARPAPSLSSALRDAGAESAVVVWRAGECIATPDACQRA, encoded by the coding sequence GTGAGCTTCGCCGAGACCCAGCTCGCCAGCGTGGAGCCGGCGCGGCTGCAGGTGGTGTCACCTGAGCCCGCGGACGCCGGCCGCGATGTGCTCGAGCTGTGTCGAGAAGCGCTGGCGGACGGGGTCGACGCGGCGGGGGCGCGGCGGATTGCCGTCATCGTGAGCGACGCCAGTCGCGACGAGCCGCGCGAAGCGTTGCTCACCGCGCTCCGCGAGGTGCTGCCCTGGGAGCGGGTCACGCTGGTGGTGGCATCGGGCACCCACGTCGGGGACGACTCGGTCGTCCCCGACGGATTTCGGGACCGGCCCATCGTGGTGCACGACGCGGCGGCGCTGGAGCACATGACGGACCTCGGTGTCACCGCCGAAGGCACCCGCGTCCGGCTGCAAAAGGTGGTGGCCGAGGCGGATCTGGTGGTGGTCACGGGTCGCCTGCGTCCGCACTACTTCGCGGGGTTCTCCGGCGGGGTGAAGGGGCTCTTTCCCGGCTGCGCCTTCGCGGAGGACGCGCTGCGAAACCACCTGTTGAAGGCCGACCCCAGCGCGCGCCTCGGGCGCGTGGACGACAATCGCTGCCGGCTCGACATGGAGGCGGCGGCCGCCAAGGTCCCGGGCCGGGTCGTGATGCTGAACGTGCTGTGCGACATCGACGGCAAGGCCGTGGCCGCTGCCAGCGGGGATCCGGTGAGGGCGCACCGGGAGCTGTGTCGGCGCGCGCTGCCGCTGTTTCAGGTGCGGGCGCCGCGGGCGCCGGTCGTGGTCGTGGCGGACCGCCCGCCGGTGTCGCGCTCGCTGTACCAAGCTTCCAAGCTGCTGCCGCCGGCGGGCGCGCTGCTCGAGGACGGAGGCACCGTGATCGTCCTGGCGGAGTGCGATCGCGGCACCGGCCCGCTCTCGCGGGTGAACGAGGGCATCTACCAGCTGGGCGTGCGACGTCAGCTCCCGGAGCGCCACCGCGTGGTCCTCGTGAGCGAGCTCCCGCCCGAGGTGGTTCGCCACACGTACGCGCGACCGGCGCCGAGCCTGTCGTCGGCGCTGCGCGACGCCGGGGCGGAGTCCGCCGTGGTGGTGTGGCGCGCGGGCGAGTGCATCGCCACGCCTGACGCGTGTCAGCGGGCTTGA
- a CDS encoding SUMF1/EgtB/PvdO family nonheme iron enzyme, with protein sequence MVRAVRVAHLAIAVALAALGCNKGSAGQTATSASPSASAAPAAAASGAVRAPKNKPLAREKIDVPGGAFEAGSVPGSPGRNPELEPVAKQVDLGAYQIDRLPYPNDPGQPPLTAVTRDEAKRKCAERGQRLCTELEWERACRGPDSELYPTGAGWDPRCADEPRTCASGFDVLGLAAALREWTASDVVPEKGKRTASVRGANQKAPALEHRCAARHALDPEEKADDLGFRCCGGAPNAAVVKEPRLEQTFQKVHLTAERVEKLFAQDPHTSVIAKDIKFFREPDAANTVIERGPGDKKGFLFTVEPMIWNPVAGSEFLVFVGRSGKDTSFVVTYHVVGKDDYQLASSFIMKNEPGPVALAYSGYIRPRLHFSTCWGCPGETGKILHRDPDDVVIVQP encoded by the coding sequence ATGGTCCGCGCCGTGCGTGTCGCTCACCTCGCCATCGCCGTCGCTCTGGCGGCTCTCGGCTGCAACAAGGGCAGCGCCGGCCAAACAGCGACCAGCGCAAGTCCCAGCGCCAGCGCGGCGCCTGCCGCCGCCGCCTCGGGGGCCGTCCGCGCCCCCAAGAACAAGCCCCTCGCCCGAGAGAAGATCGACGTCCCCGGCGGCGCCTTCGAAGCCGGCAGCGTTCCCGGGAGCCCTGGCCGCAATCCGGAGCTCGAGCCCGTGGCCAAGCAGGTCGACCTCGGCGCCTATCAGATCGATCGCCTGCCCTACCCCAACGATCCCGGTCAGCCGCCGCTCACCGCCGTGACCCGCGACGAGGCCAAGCGCAAGTGCGCGGAGCGCGGCCAGCGTTTGTGCACCGAGCTCGAGTGGGAGCGCGCGTGTCGCGGTCCGGACAGCGAGCTGTATCCCACCGGCGCCGGCTGGGATCCGCGCTGCGCCGACGAGCCGCGCACCTGCGCCTCGGGTTTCGACGTGTTGGGTCTCGCCGCCGCCCTACGCGAGTGGACCGCCAGCGACGTCGTGCCCGAAAAGGGCAAGCGCACCGCCTCGGTCCGCGGCGCGAATCAGAAGGCGCCCGCCCTCGAACATCGCTGCGCCGCCCGCCACGCGCTGGATCCAGAAGAGAAGGCCGACGACCTCGGCTTCCGCTGCTGCGGCGGCGCGCCGAACGCCGCCGTCGTGAAGGAGCCGAGGCTGGAGCAGACGTTCCAGAAAGTGCACCTCACCGCCGAGCGCGTCGAGAAGCTCTTCGCTCAGGATCCGCACACCTCGGTCATCGCCAAGGACATCAAGTTCTTCCGCGAGCCGGACGCCGCCAACACCGTCATCGAACGCGGGCCGGGCGACAAAAAGGGCTTCCTGTTCACCGTGGAGCCGATGATCTGGAATCCCGTCGCGGGCTCCGAATTCCTGGTGTTCGTGGGACGCTCGGGCAAAGACACGTCCTTCGTGGTCACCTATCACGTGGTCGGCAAGGACGACTACCAGCTCGCCTCGAGCTTCATCATGAAGAACGAGCCGGGGCCCGTGGCGCTGGCCTACAGCGGCTACATCCGGCCTCGCCTGCACTTTAGCACGTGCTGGGGCTGCCCCGGCGAGACCGGCAAGATCCTGCATCGGGATCCCGACGACGTGGTGATCGTCCAGCCCTGA